One Streptomyces sp. V4I8 genomic window carries:
- a CDS encoding adenosine deaminase, with product MPLPKAELHLHIEGTLEPELAFELAARNGVELPYADTDALRKAYQFEDLQSFLNLYYELMAVLRTERDFEDLANAYLARAAAQGVRHAEIFFDPQAHTKRGLELGTVVEGLWRALGSSQANHGVSTRLIMCFLRDDSAESAMDTLRAAEPYLDRITGVGLDSAEVGHPPVKFREVYEAAAALGLRRVAHAGEEGPPAYITEALDVLGVERVDHGLRCMEDPALVERLVRERVPLTLCPLSNVRLRTVDVLADHPLPAMLDAGLLCTVNSDDPAYFGGYAGDNFDAVRQTLGLPEDRLRELARNSFLASFLEDDEELRGRYLAEVEAYEFA from the coding sequence ATGCCTCTCCCGAAAGCAGAACTGCACCTCCATATCGAAGGCACCCTCGAACCCGAGCTCGCCTTCGAACTGGCCGCGCGGAACGGCGTCGAGCTGCCGTACGCCGACACCGACGCGCTCCGCAAGGCCTACCAGTTCGAGGACCTCCAGTCCTTTCTGAACCTGTACTACGAGCTCATGGCCGTCCTGCGCACCGAGCGGGACTTCGAGGACCTCGCGAACGCCTACCTCGCCCGCGCCGCCGCGCAGGGCGTGCGGCACGCGGAGATCTTCTTCGACCCGCAGGCGCACACCAAGCGGGGTCTTGAGCTGGGCACGGTCGTCGAGGGGCTGTGGCGGGCGCTGGGGAGCAGCCAGGCGAACCACGGGGTCTCCACCCGGCTGATCATGTGCTTCCTGCGCGACGACTCCGCCGAGTCGGCCATGGACACGCTCCGGGCCGCCGAGCCGTATCTCGACCGGATCACCGGCGTCGGCCTCGACTCGGCCGAGGTCGGCCACCCGCCGGTGAAGTTCCGCGAGGTCTACGAGGCCGCCGCCGCGCTCGGCCTGCGACGCGTCGCGCACGCCGGCGAGGAGGGGCCGCCGGCCTACATCACCGAGGCCCTCGACGTCCTCGGCGTCGAGCGCGTCGACCACGGGCTGCGGTGCATGGAGGACCCGGCGCTGGTCGAACGGCTGGTGCGGGAGCGGGTGCCGCTGACGCTGTGTCCGCTGTCGAACGTACGGCTGCGCACCGTCGACGTCCTCGCCGACCACCCCCTGCCCGCGATGCTCGACGCCGGGCTCCTCTGCACGGTCAACTCCGACGACCCGGCCTACTTCGGCGGCTATGCGGGCGACAACTTCGACGCCGTACGCCAGACCCTCGGCCTGCCCGAGGACCGGCTCCGGGAACTCGCCCGCAACTCGTTCCTCGCCTCCTTCCTGGAGGACGACGAGGAGCTGCGGGGGCGGTATCTGGCCGAGGTGGAGGCGTACGAGTTCGCGTAG
- a CDS encoding ribonuclease Z, whose product MSVRELVVLGTASQVPTRHRNHNGYLLRWDGEGILFDPGEGTQRQMLRAGVAAHDLNRICVTHFHGDHSLGLAGVIQRINLDKVPHPVTAHYPRSGQRFFDRLRYATAYRETVDLTQAPISEDGVLADTGNYTLEAARLSHPVESYGYRLVEPDGRRMLPERLAAHGIKGPDVGRIQREGVLGGVPLDEVSEIRRGQRFAFVMDTRLCDGVYALAEGCDMLVIESTFLDDDVELAVEHGHLTAGQAARVALDCGVRHLVLTHFSQRYNEPDEFERQARDAGFDGELTVAHDLLRVPLPKRR is encoded by the coding sequence GTGTCCGTACGTGAATTGGTCGTCCTCGGAACAGCGAGCCAGGTCCCGACCCGGCACCGGAACCACAACGGGTACCTGTTGCGGTGGGACGGCGAGGGCATCCTCTTCGATCCCGGCGAGGGCACACAGCGGCAGATGCTGCGTGCCGGAGTCGCGGCGCACGACCTGAACCGGATCTGCGTCACCCACTTCCACGGGGACCACTCGCTCGGCCTCGCCGGTGTCATCCAGCGGATCAACCTCGACAAGGTCCCGCATCCCGTCACCGCCCATTACCCGCGCTCCGGCCAGCGCTTCTTCGACCGGCTGCGGTACGCCACCGCATACCGGGAGACCGTGGACCTCACGCAGGCGCCGATCAGCGAGGACGGCGTCCTCGCCGACACCGGTAACTACACGCTGGAGGCCGCGCGGCTGTCGCACCCCGTCGAGTCGTACGGCTATCGCCTCGTCGAGCCCGACGGCCGCCGCATGCTGCCCGAACGGCTGGCCGCGCACGGCATCAAGGGGCCGGACGTCGGGCGGATCCAGCGGGAAGGGGTGCTCGGCGGGGTCCCCCTCGACGAGGTCAGCGAGATCCGGCGCGGGCAGCGGTTCGCGTTCGTCATGGACACACGGCTGTGCGACGGGGTGTACGCCCTCGCCGAGGGCTGCGACATGCTCGTCATCGAGTCCACCTTCCTGGACGACGACGTCGAACTCGCCGTCGAGCACGGTCACCTGACCGCTGGTCAGGCCGCTCGGGTCGCGCTCGACTGCGGCGTACGGCATCTCGTGCTCACCCACTTCAGTCAGCGCTACAACGAACCGGACGAGTTCGAGCGGCAGGCGCGGGACGCCGGTTTCGACGGGGAGCTGACGGTGGCACACGACCTGCTGCGGGTACCGCTACCGAAACGTCGGTGA
- a CDS encoding histidine triad nucleotide-binding protein: MAGEPQDDCLFCKIAEGHVPATIVRETDTTVAFRDINPQAPTHVLVIPKAHYADAAALAAADPGLAADVLREAKAVADEDKLESYRIVFNTGAGAGQTVFHTHAHILGGRGMQWPPG; this comes from the coding sequence ATGGCAGGGGAGCCGCAGGACGACTGTCTGTTCTGCAAGATCGCCGAGGGGCACGTCCCGGCGACGATCGTGCGGGAGACGGACACGACCGTCGCGTTCCGGGACATAAACCCCCAGGCACCCACCCACGTCCTGGTCATTCCGAAGGCGCACTACGCGGACGCCGCAGCCCTCGCCGCCGCCGATCCGGGCCTCGCCGCGGATGTCCTGCGCGAGGCCAAGGCCGTCGCCGACGAGGACAAGCTGGAGAGCTACCGCATCGTCTTCAACACCGGCGCCGGAGCCGGCCAGACCGTCTTCCACACGCACGCCCACATCCTCGGCGGCCGCGGCATGCAGTGGCCCCCCGGATAA
- a CDS encoding VOC family protein: MELAQVRLLVTDFAACYRFYADVLGLKPQSGAVDGPYEKFSPATGSAGIALQDRSMMAEVLGELGDTATGHRSLVVLRVDHLDAYCARITARGATLLHGPAPMTDRMRVAHLKDPEGNLVELQEWLLLRA, from the coding sequence GTGGAACTCGCCCAAGTACGCCTGCTCGTCACCGACTTCGCCGCCTGCTACCGCTTCTACGCCGACGTCCTCGGCCTCAAGCCGCAGTCGGGCGCGGTGGACGGGCCGTACGAGAAGTTCAGCCCCGCCACCGGCTCGGCGGGCATCGCCCTCCAGGACCGCTCGATGATGGCCGAGGTGCTGGGTGAACTCGGCGACACGGCCACCGGCCATCGCTCCCTGGTCGTGCTCCGGGTCGACCACCTGGACGCCTACTGCGCCCGGATCACCGCACGCGGCGCGACCCTCCTCCACGGCCCCGCCCCCATGACCGACCGCATGCGCGTCGCCCACCTCAAGGACCCCGAGGGCAACCTGGTGGAACTCCAGGAGTGGCTGCTGCTGCGCGCTTGA
- a CDS encoding 16S rRNA (uracil(1498)-N(3))-methyltransferase: MTAPVFVVEHFDAGDGGQYVLDGPEGRHAVSVKRLRPGEEVVLTDGAGRYAVCDVIAAEGKDRLVVHMTSVSEEPEPTPRITVVQALPKGDRGELAVETMTEVGVDAVVPWQAARCITQWKGDRGLKALGKWRATAREAGKQSRRIRFPEIADAATTKQVAALLARADFAAVLHSDFEHGSEPLATAELPAEGEIVLVVGPEGGVAKDELALFEEAGARAYVLGPTVLRTSTAGTAATALLLGRTGRWS; the protein is encoded by the coding sequence ATGACCGCCCCGGTGTTCGTGGTCGAGCACTTCGACGCGGGCGACGGCGGACAGTACGTCCTCGACGGTCCGGAAGGCCGCCACGCGGTCTCCGTGAAGCGGCTGCGGCCCGGCGAGGAGGTCGTCCTCACCGACGGCGCCGGGCGCTACGCCGTGTGCGACGTGATCGCCGCCGAGGGCAAGGACCGGCTCGTCGTCCACATGACCTCGGTGTCCGAGGAGCCGGAGCCCACACCCCGCATCACCGTCGTCCAGGCGCTCCCCAAGGGCGACCGGGGTGAACTCGCCGTGGAGACCATGACCGAGGTCGGCGTCGACGCCGTCGTCCCCTGGCAGGCGGCCCGTTGCATCACGCAGTGGAAGGGCGACCGCGGGCTGAAGGCGCTCGGCAAGTGGCGGGCGACGGCCCGCGAGGCCGGCAAGCAGTCCCGCAGGATCCGCTTCCCCGAGATCGCGGACGCGGCGACGACCAAGCAGGTCGCGGCGCTTCTCGCCAGAGCCGACTTCGCCGCCGTACTGCACTCCGACTTCGAGCACGGCAGTGAGCCGCTCGCCACCGCCGAACTCCCCGCCGAGGGTGAGATCGTGCTGGTCGTCGGCCCCGAAGGAGGCGTCGCCAAGGACGAGTTGGCCCTCTTCGAGGAAGCCGGCGCGCGGGCGTACGTGCTGGGGCCCACCGTGCTGCGCACGTCGACCGCCGGGACCGCGGCGACCGCCCTGCTCCTCGGCCGCACCGGCCGCTGGTCCTGA
- a CDS encoding nitronate monooxygenase encodes MSSALTDLFPHPIVQAPMAGGVSVPQLAAAVAEAGGLGFLAAGYKTADGMYQEIKQLRGLTGRPFGVNLFMPQPEYADAAAVDVYAHQLAGEAAWYETELGDPDSGRDDGYDAKLAVLLDNPVPVVSFHFGVPTGEVLESLRRAGTFTLVTATTPDEALAVQRAGADAVIVQGVEAGGHQGTHRDNPETDRSGIGLLSLLAQVRETVTLPLVAAGGIMRGSQIAAALAAGASAAQLGTAFLATQESGANALHKQALTNPLFVRTELTRAFSGRPARGLVNRFMREHGPYAPAAYPEIHHLTSPLRKKAASSGDPQGMALWAGQGHRMARELPAGQLVEVLAAELAAAATALSGKGGPR; translated from the coding sequence ATGTCCTCCGCGCTGACCGATCTCTTCCCTCATCCGATCGTGCAGGCCCCCATGGCAGGCGGCGTCTCCGTGCCGCAGCTCGCCGCTGCCGTGGCCGAGGCCGGCGGGCTGGGGTTCCTCGCCGCCGGGTACAAGACCGCCGACGGGATGTACCAGGAGATCAAGCAGCTCAGGGGGCTGACCGGGCGGCCCTTCGGGGTCAATCTGTTCATGCCGCAGCCCGAGTACGCGGATGCCGCCGCCGTGGATGTCTACGCCCATCAGCTCGCCGGTGAAGCCGCCTGGTACGAGACCGAGCTGGGGGACCCGGACAGCGGGCGGGACGACGGGTACGACGCCAAGCTGGCCGTGCTGCTCGACAACCCGGTGCCGGTCGTCTCCTTCCACTTCGGCGTGCCCACCGGTGAGGTACTGGAGTCCCTGCGCCGCGCCGGGACCTTCACCCTGGTCACCGCCACCACCCCGGACGAGGCCCTCGCCGTGCAGCGGGCCGGGGCGGACGCCGTGATCGTGCAGGGGGTCGAGGCCGGCGGACATCAGGGCACCCACCGCGACAACCCGGAGACCGACCGGTCCGGCATCGGGCTGCTCTCCCTCCTCGCGCAGGTCCGGGAGACCGTGACCCTGCCCCTCGTCGCCGCCGGCGGCATCATGCGCGGCAGCCAGATCGCCGCCGCCCTCGCGGCCGGGGCGAGCGCCGCACAGCTCGGCACCGCCTTCCTCGCCACCCAGGAGTCCGGCGCCAACGCCCTGCACAAGCAGGCGCTGACCAACCCCCTGTTCGTCCGGACCGAGCTGACGCGCGCGTTCTCCGGACGCCCCGCCCGTGGCCTGGTCAACCGCTTCATGCGGGAGCACGGCCCGTACGCCCCCGCCGCCTACCCCGAGATCCACCACCTCACCTCGCCCCTGCGCAAGAAGGCCGCCTCCTCCGGCGACCCGCAGGGCATGGCCCTGTGGGCGGGCCAGGGCCACCGCATGGCCCGTGAACTTCCGGCCGGGCAGCTGGTCGAGGTCCTGGCCGCCGAACTGGCCGCGGCGGCGACAGCGTTGTCGGGCAAGGGCGGTCCGCGATGA
- the dnaJ gene encoding molecular chaperone DnaJ, whose protein sequence is MATDYYAVLGVRRDASQEEIKKAFRRLARELHPDVNPDPKTQERFKEINAAYEVLSDPQKKQVYDLGGDPLSQAGGAGAGGFGAGGFGNFSDIMDAFFGTASQRGPRSRTRRGQDAMIRLEIELDEAAFGTTKDIQVDTAVVCNTCNGEGAAPGTSAQTCDMCRGRGEVSQVTRSFLGQVMTSRPCPQCQGFGTVVPTPCPECAGDGRVRSRRTLTVKIPAGVDNGTRIQLAGEGEVGPGGGPAGDLYVEIHELPHPTFQRRGDDLHCTVTIPMTAACLGTKVPLETLDGLEEVDIRPGTQSGQSIPLHGRGITHLRGGGRGDLIVHVEVTTPTKLDPEQERLLRELAKLRGEERPQGQFQPGQQGLFSRLKDAFNGR, encoded by the coding sequence GTGGCCACGGACTACTACGCCGTTCTCGGCGTGCGCCGCGACGCGTCGCAGGAAGAGATCAAGAAGGCCTTCCGGCGGCTCGCGCGCGAGCTGCACCCGGACGTCAATCCGGATCCGAAGACCCAGGAGCGGTTCAAGGAGATCAACGCCGCTTACGAGGTGCTGTCGGACCCGCAGAAGAAGCAGGTCTACGACCTCGGCGGCGACCCGCTGTCCCAGGCGGGCGGCGCGGGAGCCGGCGGCTTCGGCGCGGGCGGCTTCGGGAACTTCTCGGACATCATGGACGCGTTCTTCGGTACGGCGTCCCAGCGCGGCCCGCGCTCGCGTACGCGGCGGGGCCAGGACGCGATGATCCGGCTGGAGATCGAGCTCGACGAGGCGGCCTTCGGTACGACGAAGGACATCCAGGTCGACACGGCCGTCGTCTGCAACACCTGCAACGGTGAGGGGGCTGCCCCCGGCACCTCCGCGCAGACGTGTGACATGTGCCGCGGTCGCGGTGAGGTGTCGCAGGTGACGCGGTCCTTCCTGGGCCAGGTCATGACCTCCCGGCCCTGCCCGCAGTGCCAGGGTTTCGGCACCGTCGTGCCGACGCCGTGCCCGGAGTGCGCGGGGGACGGGCGGGTGCGGTCCCGCCGGACCCTGACCGTCAAGATCCCGGCCGGTGTCGACAACGGCACGCGGATCCAGCTCGCCGGTGAGGGCGAGGTCGGGCCCGGTGGCGGTCCGGCCGGTGACCTCTACGTCGAGATCCATGAACTCCCGCACCCGACCTTCCAGCGGCGCGGTGACGACCTGCACTGCACGGTGACGATCCCGATGACGGCGGCGTGCCTCGGCACGAAGGTGCCGCTGGAGACGCTGGACGGGCTGGAGGAGGTCGACATCCGGCCGGGCACCCAGTCCGGTCAGTCGATTCCGCTGCACGGGCGTGGGATCACGCATCTGCGGGGCGGAGGGCGTGGCGATCTCATCGTGCACGTCGAGGTGACGACGCCGACGAAGCTGGATCCCGAGCAGGAGCGGTTGCTGCGCGAGCTGGCCAAGCTGCGGGGCGAGGAGCGGCCGCAGGGGCAGTTCCAGCCGGGGCAGCAGGGGTTGTTCTCGCGGTTGAAGGACGCGTTCAACGGTCGTTGA